A stretch of the Capsicum annuum cultivar UCD-10X-F1 chromosome 8, UCD10Xv1.1, whole genome shotgun sequence genome encodes the following:
- the LOC107840321 gene encoding serine/threonine-protein kinase SRK2E isoform X3, with amino-acid sequence MNLLLLSISREIDENVKREIINHRSLRHPNIVRFKEVILTPTHLAIVMEFASGGELFERICNAGRFSEDEARFFFQQLISGVSYCHAMQVCHRDLKLENTLLDGSPAPRLKICDFGYSKSSVLHSQPKSTVGTPAYIAPEVLLKKEYDGKIADVWSCGVTLYVMLVGAYPFEDPEEPKNFRKTIQRILNVQYSIPDYVHISPECRHLISRIFVADPAKRITIPEIKNHEWFLRNLPADLMDNTTNNQFEEPDQRMQSIDEIMQIITEATIPAAGTNSLNHYLTGSLDIDDDMEEDLESDPDLDIDSSGEIVYAM; translated from the exons ATGAACTTGTTGCTGTTAAGTATATCGAGAGAG ATTGATGAAAACGTCAAGAGAGAAATCATCAACCATAGATCACTGAGGCACCCTAACATAGTCAGATTCAAAGAG GTCATATTAACACCAACTCATTTGGCTATTGTGATGGAATTTGCATCTGGAGGAGAGCTGTTTGAGCGCATATGCAATGCTGGTCGTTTCAGCGAGGATgag GCACGGTTTTTCTTCCAACAACTCATATCAGGGGTCAGCTATTGTCATGCTATG CAAGTGTGCCACAGAGACTTGAAATTAGAGAATACATTACTGGATGGAAGCCCTGCACCAAGGCTAAAGATTTGTGATTTTGGATATTCTAAG TCCTCAGTGTTGCATTCACAACCAAAGTCGACTGTTGGTACACCTGCATATATTGCTCCAGAAGTGTTATTGAAGAAAGAATATGACGGGAAG ATTGCAGATGTCTGGTCTTGTGGAGTGACTTTGTATGTCATGCTGGTGGGAGCATACCCTTTTGAAGACCCAGAGGAGCCTAAAAATTTTCGAAAGACAATACAG CGAATCTTGAACGTACAGTATTCCATTCCTGATTATGTACATATCTCTCCAGAGTGTCGTCATCTCATATCAAGGATTTTTGTTGCTGATCCTGCAAAG AGGATAACGATCCCTGAGATCAAGAACCATGAGTGGTTCTTGAGGAACCTTCCTGCAGATCTCATGGATAATACTACAAACAACCAGTTTGAGGAGCCGGATCAACGTATGCAGAGCATTGACGAAATCATGCAGATAATAACTGAGGCAACCATTCCTGCTGCCGGGACCAACAGCCTCAATCATTACCTCACTGGAAGCTTGGACATTGACGATGACATGGAAGAAGACTTGGAGAGTGATCCTGACCTTGATATCGACAGCAGCGGAGAGATTGTCTATGCAATGTAA
- the LOC107840324 gene encoding uncharacterized protein LOC107840324 isoform X1, giving the protein MDHPDLMKWVLPGSGSTLPNCKNPGPLNPSISDLIFHGSLSISGQPNFPAIMAFNLNSAGPNAFQILPPLTKSNVCILSIRSNGARTISKPKIICNMNIAAGRPVEPHKFNFQNVIDQARKLWDSTPAPVKSFPWNRARDNFVQLILDIVLTVTKYLYVPVLVVTSISELSYCAHERKLYITLFPFLVGVAIAGILKTAALESSPYLKNVEVPWHLIGIGLFFTLLKLPGPYYPYWGRVFIPHLANGALFRTLWFAFLWYRRPRKLVETTQPDSVAADPEQKGL; this is encoded by the exons ATGGATCATCCAGATTTGATGAAGTGGGTATTACCCGGATCCGGATCCACTCTTCCAAATTGCAAGAACCCAGGCCCCTTAAACCCCTCAATTTCAGACCTTATCTTTCATGGCAGTTTGAGTATTTCTGGACAACCCAACTTCCCTGCTATCATGGCTTTCAACCTCAATTCTGCGGGCCCCAATGCTTTTCAG ATTTTACCACCGTTGACTAAGTCTAATGTGTGCATTTTGAGCATCAGATCAAATGGGGCACGTACAATCTCAAAACCTAAAATAATCTGCAATATGAACATAGCAGCTGGACGACCAGTTGAACCTCACAAATTTAACTTTCAGAACGTAATAGACCAGGCAAGGAAATTGTGGGACAGCACTCCTGCTCCAGTCAAGAGTTTCCCTTGGAATAGAGCTCGGGACAATTTTGTTCAACTTATTCTTGACATTGTTTTGACAGTTACCAAATACTTATATGTACCAGTACTTGTAGTTACCTCGATCAGTGAGTTGTCTTACTGTGCACATGAAAGGAAGCTTTACATCACCCTGTTTCCTTTTCTTGTCGGTGTTGCTATTGCTGGCATCTTAAAGACAGCAGCTCTTGAGTCATCTCCATATCTCAAG AATGTAGAAGTTCCTTGGCATTTGATTGGCATTGGCCTTTTCTTCACACTGCTAAAGTTGCCGGGACCATATTATCCATATTGGGGTCGAGTTTTTATTCCACACCTTGCAAATGGCGCGTTGTTCAGAACTTTGTGGTTTGCTTTCCTCTGGTACAGAAGGCCTAGGAAGTTGGTAGAAACAACGCAGCCTGATTCAGTAGCTGCTGATCCTGAACAGAAGGGGCTCTAA
- the LOC107840321 gene encoding serine/threonine-protein kinase SRK2E isoform X2, with protein sequence MDRTAVTVGPGMDVPIMHDSDRYELVRDIGSGNFGVARLMRDRQTNELVAVKYIERGEKIDENVKREIINHRSLRHPNIVRFKEVILTPTHLAIVMEFASGGELFERICNAGRFSEDEARFFFQQLISGVSYCHAMQVCHRDLKLENTLLDGSPAPRLKICDFGYSKSSVLHSQPKSTVGTPAYIAPEVLLKKEYDGKIADVWSCGVTLYVMLVGAYPFEDPEEPKNFRKTIQRILNVQYSIPDYVHISPECRHLISRIFVADPAKHLGALFVIIWTSILSWLEISQTRSFWCFFFLANLLIFGSYVRFLSFVC encoded by the exons ATGGATCGGACAGCAGTGACAGTAGGACCAGGGATGGACGTACCGATCATGCACGATAGTGATAGATATGAGCTTGTAAGGGATATTGGTTCTGGAAATTTTGGTGTTGCAAGGCTTATGAGGGATAGACAGACTAATGAACTTGTTGCTGTTAAGTATATCGAGAGAGGTGAGAAG ATTGATGAAAACGTCAAGAGAGAAATCATCAACCATAGATCACTGAGGCACCCTAACATAGTCAGATTCAAAGAG GTCATATTAACACCAACTCATTTGGCTATTGTGATGGAATTTGCATCTGGAGGAGAGCTGTTTGAGCGCATATGCAATGCTGGTCGTTTCAGCGAGGATgag GCACGGTTTTTCTTCCAACAACTCATATCAGGGGTCAGCTATTGTCATGCTATG CAAGTGTGCCACAGAGACTTGAAATTAGAGAATACATTACTGGATGGAAGCCCTGCACCAAGGCTAAAGATTTGTGATTTTGGATATTCTAAG TCCTCAGTGTTGCATTCACAACCAAAGTCGACTGTTGGTACACCTGCATATATTGCTCCAGAAGTGTTATTGAAGAAAGAATATGACGGGAAG ATTGCAGATGTCTGGTCTTGTGGAGTGACTTTGTATGTCATGCTGGTGGGAGCATACCCTTTTGAAGACCCAGAGGAGCCTAAAAATTTTCGAAAGACAATACAG CGAATCTTGAACGTACAGTATTCCATTCCTGATTATGTACATATCTCTCCAGAGTGTCGTCATCTCATATCAAGGATTTTTGTTGCTGATCCTGCAAAG CACCTTGGTGCATTGTTCGTAATTATTTGGACTTCAATCCTGTCTTGGTTAGAAATATCTCAAACTCGATCCTTTTGGTGTTTCTTCTTTTTGGCCAACCTCCTCATTTTTGGTTCTTATGTGAGGTTTCTTTCATTTGTTTGTTGA
- the LOC107840321 gene encoding serine/threonine-protein kinase SRK2E isoform X1 — MDRTAVTVGPGMDVPIMHDSDRYELVRDIGSGNFGVARLMRDRQTNELVAVKYIERGEKIDENVKREIINHRSLRHPNIVRFKEVILTPTHLAIVMEFASGGELFERICNAGRFSEDEARFFFQQLISGVSYCHAMQVCHRDLKLENTLLDGSPAPRLKICDFGYSKSSVLHSQPKSTVGTPAYIAPEVLLKKEYDGKIADVWSCGVTLYVMLVGAYPFEDPEEPKNFRKTIQRILNVQYSIPDYVHISPECRHLISRIFVADPAKRITIPEIKNHEWFLRNLPADLMDNTTNNQFEEPDQRMQSIDEIMQIITEATIPAAGTNSLNHYLTGSLDIDDDMEEDLESDPDLDIDSSGEIVYAM; from the exons ATGGATCGGACAGCAGTGACAGTAGGACCAGGGATGGACGTACCGATCATGCACGATAGTGATAGATATGAGCTTGTAAGGGATATTGGTTCTGGAAATTTTGGTGTTGCAAGGCTTATGAGGGATAGACAGACTAATGAACTTGTTGCTGTTAAGTATATCGAGAGAGGTGAGAAG ATTGATGAAAACGTCAAGAGAGAAATCATCAACCATAGATCACTGAGGCACCCTAACATAGTCAGATTCAAAGAG GTCATATTAACACCAACTCATTTGGCTATTGTGATGGAATTTGCATCTGGAGGAGAGCTGTTTGAGCGCATATGCAATGCTGGTCGTTTCAGCGAGGATgag GCACGGTTTTTCTTCCAACAACTCATATCAGGGGTCAGCTATTGTCATGCTATG CAAGTGTGCCACAGAGACTTGAAATTAGAGAATACATTACTGGATGGAAGCCCTGCACCAAGGCTAAAGATTTGTGATTTTGGATATTCTAAG TCCTCAGTGTTGCATTCACAACCAAAGTCGACTGTTGGTACACCTGCATATATTGCTCCAGAAGTGTTATTGAAGAAAGAATATGACGGGAAG ATTGCAGATGTCTGGTCTTGTGGAGTGACTTTGTATGTCATGCTGGTGGGAGCATACCCTTTTGAAGACCCAGAGGAGCCTAAAAATTTTCGAAAGACAATACAG CGAATCTTGAACGTACAGTATTCCATTCCTGATTATGTACATATCTCTCCAGAGTGTCGTCATCTCATATCAAGGATTTTTGTTGCTGATCCTGCAAAG AGGATAACGATCCCTGAGATCAAGAACCATGAGTGGTTCTTGAGGAACCTTCCTGCAGATCTCATGGATAATACTACAAACAACCAGTTTGAGGAGCCGGATCAACGTATGCAGAGCATTGACGAAATCATGCAGATAATAACTGAGGCAACCATTCCTGCTGCCGGGACCAACAGCCTCAATCATTACCTCACTGGAAGCTTGGACATTGACGATGACATGGAAGAAGACTTGGAGAGTGATCCTGACCTTGATATCGACAGCAGCGGAGAGATTGTCTATGCAATGTAA
- the LOC107840325 gene encoding probable N-acetyl-gamma-glutamyl-phosphate reductase, chloroplastic, whose protein sequence is MSSLAALSSSLFNGGGGASTWKYQEEMKVSKVGKLRIRVTSMAASSSPAQTASFADGKANKLDKLRIGVLGASGYTGSEIIRLLRNHPHFQITLMTADRKAGQSIESVFPHLVTQDLPNLVAVKDADFSAVDAVFCCLPHGTTQEIIKSLPMNLKIVDLSADFRLQDIAEYEEWYGQPHKATALQKEAVYGLTEISRAEIQSARLVANPGCYPTSVQLPLIPLIKSNLIEVRNIIIDSKSGVSGAGRGAKEANLYTEIAEGIHSYGITRHRHVPEIEQGLSEAANSKVTVSFTPHLMPMSRGMQSTVYVEMAPGVTTQDLKHHLGNYYEHEEFVVLLKNKEVPHTRHVRGSNYCLMNVFPDRIPGRAIIISVIDNLVKGASGQALQNLNLMMGIPENLGLSCLPLFP, encoded by the exons ATGTCTTCTTTGGCTGCGCTCAGTTCTAGCCTCTTCAATGGAGGAGGAGGAGCTTCCACTTGGAAATATCAG GAGGAGATGAAGGTTTCTAAGGTTGGGAAGCTCAGAATTAGGGTTACTTCAATGGCGGCCTCATCATCACCAGCCCAAACAGCAAGCTTTGCAGATGGTAAAGCTAATAAATTGGACAAATTGCGGATTGGTGTGCTAGGAGCTAGTGGCTACACTGGTTCTGAG ATCATTAGACTCCTGCGAAATCATCCACATTTTCAGATTACTTTGATGACGGCCGACAGGAAAGCTGGCCAATCAATTGAATCTGTTTTCCCTCACCTGGTCACACAA GATCTACCAAATCTAGTCGCTGTTAAAGATGCAGATTTCTCTGCTGTGGATGCTGTTTTTTGTTGTTTACCACATGGTACAACTCAG GAAATTATCAAAAGTCTCCCAATGAATCTAAAAATTGTTGATCTTTCTGCG GACTTCAGATTGCAAGATATTGCTGAGTACGAGGAATGGTATGGCCAGCCTCACAAAGCAACGGCTTTGCAG AAAGAAGCAGtctatggcttgactgagatttcAAGGGCAGAAATTCAAAGTGCACGTCTAGTTGCAAATCCTGGCTGTTATCCGACATCTGTTCAACTTCCTCTTATTCCCTTGATAAAG TCCAACCTCATTGAAGTAAGAAACATAATTATTGACTCAAAATCTGGTGTTAGTGGAGCAG GTCGTGGTGCAAAGGAAGCAAATTTATACACTGAAATAGCTGAAGGAATACATTCTTATGGTATAACCAGACATCGGCATG TGCCTGAGATTGAACAAGGATTATCAGAAGCTGCAAATTCAAAAGTTACTGTTAGCTTCACTCCGCATCTTATGCCAATG AGCCGTGGTATGCAGTCGACTGTTTATGTGGAAATGGCTCCAGGAGTGACAACTCAGGATTTGAAACATCACCTTGGTAACTACTATGAG CATGAAGAATTTGTGGTGTTGctgaagaacaaagaagttccgcATACTCGACATGTTAGAGGATCAAATTACTGCCTCATGAATGTATTTCCAGACCGGATTCCTGGGAGAGCAATAATAATATCTGTA ATTGATAATCTTGTTAAGGGAGCTTCTGGTCAAGCCTTACAGAATCTTAACTTAATGATGGGAATTCCAGAGAACTTGGGACTCAGTTGCCTGCCTTTGTTTCCGTAG
- the LOC107840324 gene encoding uncharacterized protein LOC107840324 isoform X2, whose protein sequence is MNIAAGRPVEPHKFNFQNVIDQARKLWDSTPAPVKSFPWNRARDNFVQLILDIVLTVTKYLYVPVLVVTSISELSYCAHERKLYITLFPFLVGVAIAGILKTAALESSPYLKNVEVPWHLIGIGLFFTLLKLPGPYYPYWGRVFIPHLANGALFRTLWFAFLWYRRPRKLVETTQPDSVAADPEQKGL, encoded by the exons ATGAACATAGCAGCTGGACGACCAGTTGAACCTCACAAATTTAACTTTCAGAACGTAATAGACCAGGCAAGGAAATTGTGGGACAGCACTCCTGCTCCAGTCAAGAGTTTCCCTTGGAATAGAGCTCGGGACAATTTTGTTCAACTTATTCTTGACATTGTTTTGACAGTTACCAAATACTTATATGTACCAGTACTTGTAGTTACCTCGATCAGTGAGTTGTCTTACTGTGCACATGAAAGGAAGCTTTACATCACCCTGTTTCCTTTTCTTGTCGGTGTTGCTATTGCTGGCATCTTAAAGACAGCAGCTCTTGAGTCATCTCCATATCTCAAG AATGTAGAAGTTCCTTGGCATTTGATTGGCATTGGCCTTTTCTTCACACTGCTAAAGTTGCCGGGACCATATTATCCATATTGGGGTCGAGTTTTTATTCCACACCTTGCAAATGGCGCGTTGTTCAGAACTTTGTGGTTTGCTTTCCTCTGGTACAGAAGGCCTAGGAAGTTGGTAGAAACAACGCAGCCTGATTCAGTAGCTGCTGATCCTGAACAGAAGGGGCTCTAA
- the LOC107840323 gene encoding GDSL esterase/lipase At5g03980-like, translating into MASFFISRCLLLLLLVLSRLLVVPAIAVQVKEAVGSFNSIYSFGDIGDSSTSSAADHIAAALSLPFPQPFSQQDTEFFEMASHHHCSLMIQHRLSPSCSSSIKIASFFMTGKNKVLQKALIFMDQPGINDYKQAFLHGKSISEAGHLVPEVVATIKNSVERLINEAGAKTVMVSGVLPMGCFPGFQTLFPEGDSIGKGRCHKGLNMFARLHNDHLWQAILELRLEHPAVHIIYADYYKAFMAVVKNHAFLGFKTKTLMKACCGSGNGPFNFDVQKKCGEEGVTTCSDRAMYIHWDGFRLTPKALENLIDTLFSKKGFIFPEIKFGEETTAAVERHHSRIHGGVRDTSSIVRHLLCLSQFSIFNYV; encoded by the exons ATGGCTTCGTTTTTCATCAGCCGCTGTTTGTTGCTTTTGCTCCTTGTTCTCTCTCGTCTTCTAGTTGTTCCGGCTATCGCTGTTCAGGTGAAAGAAGCTGTTGGTTCCTTTAATTCCATATACAGTTTCGGAGATATTGGTGACTCTTCAACATCGTCAGCTGCTGATCACATTGCTGCAGCCCTCAGTTTGCCTTTTCCACAACCATTCAGCCAACAAGACACCGAGTTCTTCGA AATGGCATCACACCACCACTGCAGTCTCATGATCCAACACAGATTGTCACCTTCATGCAGTTCTTCTATAAAGATTGCTTCCTTTTTCATGACTGGCAAAAACAAGGTTCTTCAGAAGGCACTCATCTTTATGGATCAACCCGGCATCAACGACTATAAGCAGGCTTTTTTACATGGAAAATCTATTTCAGAGGCGGGACATCTTGTGCCTGAAGTGGTGGCGACTATTAAGAATTCAGTTGAAAGACTCATTAATGAAGCTGGAGCCAAAACTGTTATGGTTTCTGGAGTTCTACCCATGGGCTGCTTTCCTGGTTTTCAGACTCTCTTTCCCGAGGGCGATTCAATTGGCAAAGGAAGATGCCACAAGGGATTGAATATGTTCGCGAGGCTTCACAATGATCACCTTTGGCAAGCAATTCTGGAGCTGCGTTTGGAACACCCTGCTGTTCACATCATATACGCAGATTACTACAAAGCGTTCATGGCAGTTGTTAAGAACCACGCTTTTTTGGGATTCAAGACGAAGACTTTGATGAAGGCCTGTTGTGGCAGCGGAAACGGTCCCTTCAACTTTGATGTGCAGAAGAAGTGCGGAGAGGAAGGAGTAACAACATGTTCCGATAGGGCTATGTATATACACTGGGATGGATTTCGACTAACCCCAAAGGCATTGGAGAACCTGATCGATACGCTCTTCAGCAAAAAAGGATTCATATTCCCAGAAATCAAGTTCGGAGAAGAAACAACAGCAGCAGTAGAAAGACATCATTCCAGGATTCATGGAGGAGTTAGAGACACGTCTTCTATTGTTAGGCATTTACTCTGTCTAAGCCAGTTTTCTATATTCAATTATGTCTGA